The proteins below come from a single Terriglobales bacterium genomic window:
- the ruvX gene encoding Holliday junction resolvase RuvX — protein sequence MENTAKHGRILALDVGTRRIGVAVSDALGITAQGLATIQRKNKKTDLAALRAVLEHYEVAEVVVGFPLRMSGEEGAMSEKMTAFAEQLRKHFGLPVHLWDERLTSAEANRVLRSTDMSIEKRAGAVDRMAAVLILQSFLAARAAT from the coding sequence GTGGAGAACACGGCCAAGCACGGGCGCATCCTGGCGCTCGACGTCGGCACGCGGCGCATCGGCGTCGCCGTCTCGGACGCGCTCGGCATCACCGCGCAGGGCCTCGCGACCATCCAGCGCAAGAACAAGAAGACCGACCTGGCCGCGCTGCGCGCGGTCCTGGAGCACTACGAGGTCGCGGAGGTCGTGGTCGGCTTCCCGCTGCGCATGAGCGGCGAGGAGGGCGCGATGTCGGAGAAGATGACCGCGTTCGCCGAGCAGCTGCGCAAGCATTTCGGCCTGCCGGTGCACCTGTGGGACGAGCGTCTGACCTCGGCGGAGGCCAACCGCGTGCTGCGCTCCACCGACATGAGCATCGAGAAGCGCGCCGGCGCGGTGGACCGGATGGCCGCGGTCCTCATCCTGCAAAGCTTCCTCGCCGCGCGCGCGGCGACCTAG
- a CDS encoding DUF1287 domain-containing protein codes for MENVAPAVRRRLSVVMAALALLLSAAAAQQARHAPRPAREEFLAALVAAANDRPNHPARYEPKYVAIPYPSGDVPADTGVCADEIVRVYRAAGVDLQKLVHEDMKRAWADYPRKWGARRPDRNIDHRRVPNLQVFFRRHGESLAITQDAKDYAPGDIVTWNLLGKDGELPHIGMVVDQRGPSGRWMVEHNIGAGPEIADVLFDWPVTGHYRYLGR; via the coding sequence ATGGAGAACGTCGCGCCGGCGGTTCGCCGGCGGCTATCCGTTGTGATGGCCGCGCTCGCGCTGCTGCTCTCGGCAGCGGCGGCGCAGCAGGCGCGGCACGCTCCGCGGCCCGCGCGCGAAGAGTTCCTCGCCGCGCTGGTCGCCGCCGCCAACGACCGCCCCAACCATCCCGCGCGCTACGAGCCCAAGTACGTCGCCATCCCGTATCCCAGCGGCGACGTCCCGGCCGACACCGGGGTCTGCGCCGACGAGATCGTGCGCGTCTACCGTGCCGCCGGCGTGGACCTGCAGAAGCTGGTGCACGAGGACATGAAGCGCGCCTGGGCGGACTATCCGCGCAAGTGGGGCGCGCGCCGCCCCGACCGCAACATCGATCACCGCCGCGTCCCGAACCTCCAGGTCTTCTTCCGCCGCCACGGGGAGTCGCTCGCCATCACGCAGGACGCGAAAGACTACGCGCCCGGCGACATCGTCACGTGGAACCTGCTGGGGAAAGACGGCGAGCTGCCGCACATCGGCATGGTGGTGGACCAGCGCGGCCCCAGCGGCCGCTGGATGGTCGAGCACAACATCGGCGCCGGCCCGGAGATCGCCGACGTCCTGTTCGACTGGCCGGTCACCGGGCATTACCGGTACCTGGGCCGCTAG
- a CDS encoding AI-2E family transporter, which translates to MDQREYAKEHVQQLLGAEPERTGELRPLAQSAVRHIAANTGTQAGANIIIATLAVFVVCYLAKLVLITLLVSVMFAFMLEPAVGFFERFRMPRALATGIVMAILGALLYLGGYYIYAKTMDFVDQLPVYTRKVKGIADEYRAKAKKLEQSTQTVTPAPEPDKGTVKVEQQTNWADKVTQSLGTVTEVVLTVSFIPFLVFFMLTWQEHVRAATVMLFKMENRNTAYVTLGRISKMIKSFMLGNLFIGAFMSVVSIIVFVVIGLPNAIVLGVLSGYLSLVPYLGVVLAMVPPLIAALGQETTPEILAIILTVLGLHLFAINVLYPKVLGRRLQLNPLAVTIALLLWGWLWGAWGLILAVPLTAAMKIVFDHIEALQPYGAWMGE; encoded by the coding sequence TTGGACCAGCGCGAGTACGCCAAAGAGCACGTGCAGCAGCTGCTCGGCGCCGAGCCGGAGCGCACCGGCGAGCTGCGCCCGCTGGCGCAGAGCGCCGTCCGCCACATCGCCGCCAACACCGGCACGCAGGCGGGCGCCAACATCATCATCGCCACCCTGGCGGTCTTCGTGGTCTGCTACCTCGCCAAGCTGGTGCTGATCACCCTGCTCGTCTCGGTGATGTTCGCCTTCATGCTGGAGCCGGCGGTGGGCTTCTTCGAGCGCTTCCGCATGCCGCGCGCCCTGGCCACCGGCATCGTGATGGCCATCCTCGGCGCGCTGCTCTACCTCGGCGGCTACTACATCTACGCCAAGACCATGGACTTCGTGGACCAGCTGCCGGTCTACACGCGCAAGGTCAAGGGCATCGCCGACGAGTACCGCGCCAAGGCCAAGAAGCTGGAGCAGTCCACGCAGACGGTGACCCCCGCGCCCGAGCCCGACAAAGGCACCGTCAAGGTGGAGCAGCAGACCAATTGGGCGGACAAGGTCACGCAGTCGCTCGGCACCGTCACCGAGGTCGTGCTGACGGTCTCCTTCATCCCGTTCCTCGTGTTCTTCATGCTGACGTGGCAGGAGCACGTGCGCGCGGCCACCGTGATGCTGTTCAAGATGGAGAACCGCAACACCGCTTACGTCACGCTCGGCCGCATCTCGAAGATGATCAAGTCGTTCATGCTGGGGAACTTGTTCATCGGGGCGTTCATGTCGGTGGTGAGCATCATCGTGTTCGTGGTGATCGGCCTGCCGAACGCCATCGTGCTGGGCGTGCTCTCCGGCTACCTCAGCCTGGTGCCCTACCTGGGCGTGGTGCTGGCGATGGTGCCGCCGCTCATCGCCGCGCTCGGCCAGGAGACCACGCCGGAGATCCTGGCCATCATCCTGACCGTCCTTGGGCTGCACCTGTTCGCCATCAACGTGCTGTACCCGAAGGTGCTGGGCCGCCGGCTGCAGCTCAACCCGCTCGCCGTGACCATCGCGCTGCTGCTGTGGGGATGGCTCTGGGGCGCCTGGGGATTGATCCTCGCCGTGCCGCTGACCGCCGCCATGAAGATCGTCTTCGACCACATCGAGGCGCTGCAGCCCTACGGGGCGTGGATGGGCGAGTAA
- a CDS encoding biopolymer transporter ExbD — protein sequence MSMATGKGGPEINVTPLIDVLLVMIIIFLIIQTSMKSTGEDALVPQPPENTAAPPPDDGSRTVVIRLLPAGEGERPALMINGDPVPWAGLHDRLQEIYVRRMEKVAFVQAERDVEFAYVAEVIATAHAVEIDKVGLLGPEARPQQLAGPM from the coding sequence ATGTCCATGGCAACGGGGAAGGGCGGCCCCGAGATCAACGTCACTCCGCTCATCGACGTCTTGCTGGTGATGATCATCATCTTCCTCATCATCCAGACCTCCATGAAGTCCACCGGGGAAGACGCGCTGGTCCCGCAGCCGCCGGAGAACACCGCCGCGCCGCCCCCCGACGACGGCTCGCGGACCGTTGTCATCCGCCTGCTGCCGGCGGGCGAGGGCGAGCGGCCGGCGCTCATGATCAACGGGGACCCGGTCCCCTGGGCGGGGCTGCACGACCGCCTGCAGGAGATCTACGTGCGCCGCATGGAGAAGGTGGCCTTCGTGCAGGCCGAGCGCGACGTGGAGTTCGCCTACGTGGCGGAGGTCATCGCCACCGCCCACGCCGTCGAGATCGACAAGGTCGGGCTGCTGGGCCCGGAGGCGCGCCCGCAGCAGCTTGCCGGGCCGATGTAA
- a CDS encoding PAS domain S-box protein, producing MSDQSSRSEARPSASSAGADKPALAAANEPGGDALTRLQQALRESEQRHRLVTEAMPVMIWMSGTDKLCYYFNKSWLDFVGRTLEQEQGNGWAENVHPDDFDRCLQTYVAAFDARRSFQMEYRLRHHSGEYRWIYDHGVPRYAADGTFEGYLGGCLDIHAQKTAEEALRASENQYRDFAESASIAMHWVGPDGAILWANQAELDLLGYTREEYLGRNIAEFHVDEPVIGDILDRLGRGERLKNYEARLRAKDGSIRHVAIDSSALFEDGKFVHTRCFTRDITAARERDKAGARLAAIVNSSDDAIVSKDLRGIVTSWNPAAERMFGYTAAEMIGRPILTLIPPELYGDEDRILATIARGERIEHFETVRLRKDGQRIEVSLTVSPVKDESGRIEGAAKIARDITERRRAEKAVRTSERLASVGRLAATIAHEINNPLEAITNLIYLAKNAAVRDDVRQYLTIAEEELERVAHMTRQTLGFYRDTRGLGPVRVGAVVLSLLPVFASRLRNKGIALHPEISDDVEIEAVAGELRQLVANLLGNSIDAARDRGRITIRVSAAREWSGAQRTGVRLTVADNGSGIPLAARGRLFEPFFTTKQDVGTGLGLWVCKAIVEKHRGSIRVRTRTAPGRSGTAFSIFLPTQAQPAVREELLQEAV from the coding sequence ATGTCCGACCAATCTTCGAGGAGCGAGGCACGGCCATCCGCATCCAGCGCGGGCGCGGACAAGCCGGCGCTTGCGGCTGCGAACGAACCCGGCGGCGACGCGCTGACGCGCCTGCAGCAGGCGCTGCGCGAAAGCGAGCAGCGCCATCGGCTGGTCACCGAGGCCATGCCCGTCATGATCTGGATGTCGGGCACGGACAAGCTCTGCTACTACTTCAACAAGAGCTGGCTGGATTTTGTCGGCCGCACGCTGGAGCAGGAGCAAGGCAACGGCTGGGCGGAGAACGTCCACCCCGACGACTTCGACCGCTGCCTGCAGACCTACGTGGCCGCCTTCGACGCGCGCCGCTCCTTCCAGATGGAGTACCGGCTGCGCCACCACTCCGGGGAGTACCGCTGGATCTACGACCACGGCGTGCCGCGCTACGCCGCCGACGGCACGTTCGAGGGCTACCTGGGCGGGTGTCTCGATATCCACGCGCAGAAGACGGCCGAGGAAGCGCTGCGCGCGAGCGAGAACCAGTATCGCGACTTCGCGGAGAGCGCCAGCATCGCCATGCACTGGGTCGGTCCCGACGGCGCCATCCTGTGGGCGAACCAGGCGGAACTGGACCTGCTGGGCTACACGCGCGAAGAGTACCTCGGGCGCAACATCGCCGAGTTCCACGTGGATGAGCCGGTGATCGGCGACATCCTGGACCGGCTGGGCCGGGGCGAGCGGTTGAAGAACTACGAGGCCCGCCTGCGCGCCAAGGACGGCTCGATCCGGCACGTCGCCATCGACAGCAGCGCGCTGTTCGAGGATGGGAAGTTCGTGCACACGCGCTGCTTCACGCGCGACATCACGGCGGCGCGAGAGCGTGACAAGGCCGGCGCGCGGCTGGCGGCGATCGTGAACTCCTCCGACGACGCCATCGTCAGCAAGGACCTGCGCGGCATCGTCACCAGCTGGAACCCGGCGGCGGAGCGGATGTTCGGCTACACCGCGGCGGAGATGATCGGCAGGCCCATCCTCACCCTCATCCCGCCCGAGCTGTACGGGGACGAGGACCGCATCCTGGCGACCATCGCGCGCGGCGAGCGCATCGAGCACTTCGAGACGGTCCGCCTGCGCAAGGATGGCCAGCGCATCGAGGTATCGTTGACCGTCTCGCCGGTGAAAGACGAGAGCGGGCGCATCGAGGGCGCGGCCAAGATCGCGCGCGACATCACCGAGCGCCGGCGCGCCGAGAAGGCGGTGCGGACGAGCGAGCGCCTGGCCTCGGTCGGCCGGCTCGCCGCCACCATCGCGCACGAGATCAACAACCCGCTCGAGGCCATCACCAACCTCATCTACCTGGCGAAGAACGCCGCCGTGCGCGACGACGTGCGCCAGTACCTCACCATCGCGGAGGAAGAGCTGGAGCGCGTGGCCCACATGACCAGGCAGACGCTCGGCTTCTACCGCGACACCCGCGGGCTCGGCCCGGTGCGCGTGGGCGCGGTGGTGCTCTCGCTGCTGCCGGTGTTCGCGTCGCGCCTGCGCAACAAGGGCATCGCACTGCACCCGGAGATCAGTGACGATGTGGAGATCGAGGCGGTCGCGGGCGAACTGCGGCAGCTGGTGGCGAACCTGCTCGGCAACAGCATCGACGCGGCCCGAGACCGGGGCCGGATCACCATCCGCGTCTCGGCCGCGCGCGAGTGGAGCGGCGCGCAGCGCACCGGCGTGCGTCTCACCGTCGCCGACAACGGCAGCGGCATCCCGCTCGCCGCGCGCGGGCGGCTGTTCGAGCCCTTCTTCACCACCAAGCAGGACGTGGGCACCGGCCTCGGCCTGTGGGTGTGCAAGGCCATCGTGGAGAAACACCGCGGCTCCATCCGCGTGCGCACGCGCACCGCGCCCGGCCGCAGCGGCACCGCCTTCTCCATCTTCCTCCCCACGCAAGCCCAGCCCGCCGTCAGGGAAGAGCTCCTCCAGGAAGCCGTCTAG
- the mltG gene encoding endolytic transglycosylase MltG, with protein MRTIAKLLLFALIVAAALVAYGLLVPTGPTSEQFLLLKPGSTARRIARDLKANGLIRSEYAFLAVHAWKAKSLKAGEYRFSHRANALEVYDRVARGDIVVHTVTIPEGYNIFDVAALLEQAGLGARADFLAPARDPAFVASVIGDLDPQAASLEGYLFPDTYEFTRTQSPRDMLQQMVRRFRQTAQQLGLSADVHRVVTLASIVEKETAIDAERPLVAGVYHNRLAKNAALGADPTVVYASLLVGKYDGVIRQSDLALDSPYNTYKYAGLPPGPIANPGRTALAAALHPAPTDFFYFVADPANPGHHHFAVTAAEHTRNVGAYRRATRR; from the coding sequence GTGCGGACCATCGCCAAGCTTCTCCTATTCGCGCTCATCGTGGCTGCGGCGCTCGTCGCGTATGGGCTGTTAGTGCCCACCGGACCGACGAGCGAGCAGTTCCTTCTTCTCAAGCCGGGCTCGACGGCGCGGCGGATCGCGCGCGACCTGAAAGCCAACGGGCTGATCCGCAGTGAATACGCCTTCCTCGCCGTTCATGCCTGGAAGGCGAAGTCGCTCAAGGCCGGCGAGTACCGCTTCAGCCATCGGGCGAACGCGCTCGAGGTGTACGACCGCGTCGCGCGCGGCGACATCGTCGTGCACACCGTCACCATCCCCGAGGGCTACAACATCTTCGACGTCGCCGCGCTGCTGGAGCAGGCCGGGCTGGGCGCGCGCGCCGACTTCCTCGCGCCGGCGCGCGACCCGGCGTTCGTCGCTTCGGTGATCGGCGACCTCGACCCGCAAGCGGCGTCGCTCGAGGGCTACCTCTTCCCCGACACCTACGAGTTCACGCGCACGCAGTCGCCGCGCGACATGCTCCAGCAGATGGTGCGGCGCTTCCGCCAGACCGCGCAGCAGCTGGGCCTTTCGGCGGACGTGCACCGCGTCGTGACCCTCGCCTCCATCGTGGAGAAGGAGACCGCGATCGACGCGGAGCGGCCGCTGGTCGCGGGCGTCTACCACAACCGGCTGGCGAAGAACGCCGCGCTCGGCGCCGACCCCACCGTCGTCTACGCCTCGCTGCTCGTCGGCAAGTACGACGGCGTCATCCGCCAGTCCGATCTCGCGCTCGACTCGCCCTACAACACGTACAAGTACGCCGGGCTGCCGCCCGGGCCCATCGCGAACCCCGGGCGCACGGCGCTGGCGGCCGCGCTCCACCCCGCGCCGACCGACTTCTTCTATTTCGTCGCCGACCCCGCCAACCCCGGGCACCACCACTTCGCGGTGACGGCCGCCGAGCACACGCGCAACGTCGGCGCGTATCGCCGCGCGACGCGGCGCTGA
- a CDS encoding response regulator — translation MPEALLVSPHEQSVRALEPELKKLGTRVERQRDAMAALTRLWSYRYDAVIVDCEGEGDEAEVMREVREAGLNRNAVTIALIGAQEDPDLAYALGAHFVLRKPLAAPRVRRMLRAAHSLIVQERRRYRRIACAGPATVLCGAAEFRAYLVDLSEGGVALRMERPPEKSDIVGLRFRLPGTNRLFHATAEVRWSNDRGRVGMTFQRLTALDRAALLHWLDDEKQKPCAEKSTSPLR, via the coding sequence ATGCCCGAAGCCCTTCTCGTCAGCCCGCATGAGCAATCGGTCCGCGCGCTCGAACCGGAACTGAAGAAGCTCGGCACGCGCGTGGAGCGCCAGCGCGACGCGATGGCCGCGCTCACCCGCCTGTGGAGCTACCGCTACGACGCCGTCATCGTGGACTGCGAAGGCGAGGGCGACGAGGCCGAGGTCATGCGCGAGGTGCGCGAGGCCGGCCTGAACCGCAACGCCGTCACCATCGCGCTCATCGGCGCCCAAGAGGATCCCGACCTGGCGTATGCGCTGGGGGCGCACTTCGTGCTGCGCAAGCCGCTGGCGGCGCCGCGCGTGCGCCGCATGCTGCGCGCCGCGCACTCGCTCATCGTGCAGGAGCGCCGCCGCTACCGGCGCATCGCCTGCGCCGGTCCCGCGACCGTGCTGTGCGGCGCGGCCGAGTTCCGCGCCTATCTTGTGGACTTGAGCGAAGGCGGCGTCGCGCTCCGCATGGAGCGCCCGCCGGAGAAGAGCGACATCGTCGGGCTGCGCTTCCGGCTGCCCGGCACCAACCGCCTGTTCCACGCGACCGCCGAGGTGCGCTGGAGCAACGACCGCGGCCGCGTCGGCATGACCTTCCAGCGCCTCACCGCGCTCGACCGCGCCGCGCTGCTCCACTGGCTCGACGACGAGAAGCAGAAGCCCTGCGCCGAGAAGAGCACCTCGCCGCTGCGGTAG
- a CDS encoding four helix bundle protein, with the protein MSYSYRDLKAWQKAIELVVHIYELTGPFPKHELYGLTSQMRRAAVSIASNVAEGKGRSSDRDFVHFLTHSRGSVLELETQLIISARLNLISPKQLQEAEKKAQEVGRILNGLIQSLETGKAKALAARGFVDV; encoded by the coding sequence ATGAGCTATTCCTATCGCGACTTGAAGGCGTGGCAAAAGGCCATTGAACTTGTGGTGCACATTTACGAACTCACGGGACCCTTTCCGAAGCACGAGCTGTACGGGCTCACTTCGCAGATGCGGCGCGCTGCCGTCTCCATTGCGAGCAACGTTGCGGAAGGCAAAGGCCGGTCGTCAGACCGCGATTTTGTGCACTTCCTGACCCACTCCAGAGGCTCGGTATTGGAGTTGGAGACGCAGCTGATCATCTCTGCAAGATTGAATCTCATTTCACCAAAACAGCTGCAAGAGGCCGAGAAGAAGGCGCAAGAGGTCGGCCGCATCCTGAATGGACTGATCCAGTCACTGGAGACCGGCAAGGCAAAGGCGCTCGCAGCGAGAGGTTTTGTTGACGTCTGA
- a CDS encoding serine hydrolase, which yields MPAMKMLRVLGSLFLLTMTAAAQAAPTAAHAELGGLWKAKRITDVTHARLLITRTGASYRADMLGYDLAVRAENGELRFALPNGQGFRGRLEKDGSILGHWSRGNAAFPVTLASDRVGRWSGTVTTSPDEFTLFLLLKPEGANSWVAVLRNPERDMGSLWGVTRLVREGSELRLMGKDRGKEVVTAKGAYDAEREQVTLVFDRGSFDFSREGDSSEFYPRGKSPARYEYHAPPALADGWPVATLASENIDQPALERLMQKLVEMPMDSLDAPQYEALLIARHGKLVFEEYFHGAHRDRLHNIRSAGKSVVSVLVGAVMQNGAPLRLDSPVYQVMNGGAFPPNLDPQKRTMTLEHLLTMSSGHFCDDSNDAAPGQEDKVWDNADKDPDFWKFTLELPLATPPGEKSVYCSMQPNLALGMVQHATGEFPLNSFDRLVAKPMRIGNYAWALDAAGNPYGGGGLGLAPRDFLKFGQLMLNDGAWNGRQILSRQFARASITPQYNLRRIGYGYLWWTEDMPYQGRKVRAFLALGNGGNNIVGVPELGLVVAIYGANYASRTTGRLREIVPRNILPAVREPGDDRNAPVSEQEYTNPYGRSDDGSRIRPKK from the coding sequence ATGCCTGCCATGAAGATGCTGCGCGTGCTCGGCTCCTTGTTCCTGCTCACCATGACTGCCGCGGCGCAAGCCGCGCCGACCGCCGCCCACGCCGAGCTCGGCGGGCTGTGGAAGGCCAAGCGCATCACCGACGTCACGCACGCCCGTCTGCTCATCACGCGCACGGGCGCGAGCTATCGCGCCGACATGCTCGGCTACGACCTCGCCGTCCGCGCGGAGAACGGCGAGCTGAGGTTCGCGCTCCCCAATGGCCAGGGATTCCGCGGCCGGTTGGAGAAGGACGGCAGCATCCTCGGGCACTGGTCGCGCGGGAACGCCGCCTTCCCGGTCACGCTCGCCTCCGACCGTGTCGGCCGCTGGAGCGGCACGGTCACCACCTCACCGGACGAATTCACCTTGTTCCTGCTGCTGAAGCCGGAGGGCGCGAACTCGTGGGTCGCGGTCCTGCGGAATCCCGAGCGCGACATGGGCTCGCTGTGGGGCGTGACCAGGCTGGTGCGCGAAGGTTCCGAACTGAGATTGATGGGGAAAGATCGCGGGAAAGAGGTGGTGACGGCGAAGGGCGCCTACGATGCGGAGCGCGAGCAGGTGACGCTGGTCTTCGACCGGGGCAGCTTCGACTTCAGCCGCGAAGGCGACAGCAGCGAGTTCTACCCGCGCGGCAAGAGCCCGGCGCGCTACGAGTACCACGCGCCGCCGGCGCTCGCGGACGGCTGGCCGGTCGCCACGCTGGCCTCCGAGAACATCGACCAGCCGGCGCTGGAGCGCCTGATGCAGAAGCTGGTGGAGATGCCGATGGACTCGCTCGACGCGCCGCAATACGAGGCGCTGCTCATCGCGCGCCACGGCAAGCTGGTGTTCGAAGAATACTTCCACGGCGCGCACCGCGACCGGCTGCACAACATCCGCTCGGCCGGCAAGAGCGTCGTCAGCGTGCTGGTGGGCGCGGTGATGCAGAACGGCGCGCCCTTGCGGCTCGACTCGCCCGTCTACCAGGTGATGAATGGCGGCGCATTCCCGCCGAACCTCGACCCGCAGAAGCGCACGATGACGCTCGAGCACCTGCTCACGATGTCGTCAGGTCACTTCTGCGACGACAGCAACGACGCCGCGCCCGGCCAGGAAGACAAGGTCTGGGACAACGCCGACAAGGATCCTGACTTCTGGAAGTTCACCCTCGAGCTTCCGCTGGCCACGCCGCCGGGCGAGAAATCGGTGTACTGCAGCATGCAGCCCAACCTGGCCCTGGGCATGGTGCAGCACGCGACCGGGGAGTTCCCGCTGAACTCCTTCGACCGCCTGGTGGCGAAGCCGATGCGCATCGGCAACTACGCGTGGGCGCTGGACGCCGCCGGAAACCCATACGGCGGCGGCGGGCTGGGCCTCGCGCCGCGCGACTTCCTGAAGTTCGGCCAGTTGATGCTGAACGACGGCGCGTGGAACGGCCGGCAGATCCTCAGCCGCCAGTTCGCGCGCGCTTCCATCACGCCGCAGTACAACCTGCGCCGCATCGGCTACGGATACCTGTGGTGGACCGAGGACATGCCGTACCAGGGCCGCAAGGTGCGCGCGTTCCTGGCGCTCGGCAACGGGGGCAACAACATCGTCGGCGTCCCGGAGCTCGGCCTGGTGGTCGCCATCTACGGCGCGAACTACGCCAGCCGGACGACGGGAAGGCTCCGCGAGATCGTCCCGCGCAACATCCTGCCGGCGGTGCGCGAGCCGGGCGACGACAGGAACGCTCCCGTCAGCGAGCAGGAGTACACCAATCCGTACGGCCGCTCCGACGACGGCAGCCGCATCCGGCCGAAGAAATAG